A window of the Butyricimonas virosa genome harbors these coding sequences:
- a CDS encoding fimbrillin family protein: protein MKIIYRIGILYFLCLSAGCSNSEKEIEPDNLFVSFDVVHPALARATSTNFETGDRMGVFLTEKDVPLEVSGNYVNNELLTYSGSKWESARKIYWNDGTYDVFGYYPYVSPLTSVDDLPFEVALDQTTARDGNSLGGYEVSDFLWASSKNVTAGDGAVKLTFAHRMSKLNVRLVRGEDYDGELPEEAEVYVHNTVPSATIDLSAGFVTKNPYGTTETIRAMKTGVYQYSAILVPQRIDNSKPLVEVVMKGVAYLVESRFVFKPGIQHTITVVISKNPEQVKIEIGGEIEDWDK, encoded by the coding sequence ATGAAAATAATATACAGAATCGGGATACTCTATTTCCTGTGCCTCTCGGCTGGTTGCTCTAATTCTGAAAAGGAAATAGAGCCCGATAATCTGTTTGTCTCTTTTGACGTGGTACATCCTGCTCTTGCCCGGGCGACTTCGACAAATTTTGAGACGGGTGACCGGATGGGGGTATTCTTGACAGAGAAAGATGTCCCTCTGGAAGTCTCCGGGAATTACGTGAATAACGAATTGTTGACGTATTCCGGTTCGAAATGGGAATCTGCAAGAAAGATTTATTGGAATGACGGAACGTATGACGTGTTCGGTTATTACCCGTACGTGTCCCCGTTGACAAGCGTGGATGATCTGCCGTTTGAGGTAGCGTTGGATCAGACTACGGCAAGGGATGGAAATTCGTTGGGAGGTTACGAGGTTAGTGATTTTTTGTGGGCAAGTTCGAAAAATGTGACCGCGGGGGATGGAGCGGTGAAGTTAACGTTTGCTCACCGGATGAGTAAATTGAATGTCCGGTTGGTAAGGGGAGAGGATTATGACGGGGAACTGCCAGAGGAGGCCGAAGTGTATGTGCATAACACGGTACCCTCGGCCACGATAGATTTGAGTGCAGGGTTCGTGACAAAGAATCCTTACGGTACGACGGAGACGATACGGGCGATGAAGACGGGGGTTTACCAGTATTCGGCCATACTGGTGCCTCAGCGCATTGATAATAGCAAGCCGTTGGTGGAGGTGGTGATGAAAGGGGTTGCCTATCTGGTAGAGAGTCGATTCGTTTTTAAACCGGGGATACAGCACACGATAACCGTGGTGATTTCGAAGAATCCGGAGCAGGTGAAAATTGAGATTGGGGGAGAAATTGAAGATTGGGATAAATAG
- a CDS encoding WG repeat-containing protein: MRVGTFLVVCVLLFVSCEEKRVAIGGLPFQITRGEEWGIIGMNGEIKMINAFAHRPSALVNERLSVPDDSGKYGLYSFSGELKSVSPKSFTTIGYFFEEVTLAQEKKNEPLLVVDKFGEKVAIVDNYQGHEIRMAHNFKEGLALVYTNNGKYGYVDTRGEMVIKPVYDYAVDFSEGLAVVGVADGEGRLAYQVINKQGNVQFYITLQNCRIHERFACGCLMFKNLEQNYCGALDREGNVCLYLPTRVQEVMPFRYDAAIFWTESRVGLMDKVGKVLIPANYDNGRVIGERRVALKLRDKWALFDFEGRPLCEFVYDWISDFEGCAFARKNNVYYLIDERGQVVGPNKFSAVHWDQEAVRECPQVFTRYEAVKDSIIVTVKEEKKVEKSPEPVLPKARVIDKNNPFYREAKQVLDGGLQEEDASNRQVILNYMEHFRMAYPTKDIDFLEQLFSEEALIVVGTVIRKAPSNERLYLSSEQVRYSVKSKREYLNHLKTIFKRNQRIDVEFNDFTIKRHPTKKGIYGVSVKQSYKSDTYSDEGYLFLLWDFRDQTAPRIHVRTWQPRMVDEHTPLPEQEIFNIGSFNLE; encoded by the coding sequence ATGAGAGTCGGTACGTTTCTGGTTGTATGTGTATTGCTATTCGTTTCTTGCGAGGAGAAACGAGTAGCAATTGGTGGTTTACCGTTTCAGATTACCCGGGGGGAAGAGTGGGGAATTATCGGAATGAATGGCGAAATCAAGATGATCAATGCTTTCGCTCATCGACCTTCTGCTTTGGTGAACGAGAGGTTGAGTGTTCCGGATGATTCGGGAAAATATGGTTTGTATAGTTTTTCCGGTGAGTTGAAATCGGTATCACCCAAGAGTTTTACCACTATCGGTTATTTTTTCGAGGAGGTGACGCTTGCGCAAGAAAAGAAGAATGAGCCGTTGCTCGTGGTGGATAAATTCGGGGAGAAGGTGGCGATTGTGGATAATTACCAGGGGCATGAAATACGGATGGCACATAATTTTAAGGAAGGATTGGCGTTGGTGTACACGAACAACGGGAAGTATGGTTATGTGGATACTCGCGGAGAGATGGTAATTAAACCGGTGTATGATTATGCCGTGGATTTTTCGGAAGGGTTGGCCGTTGTGGGTGTTGCCGACGGGGAGGGGCGGTTGGCCTATCAGGTAATTAATAAGCAGGGGAATGTTCAATTTTATATTACTTTACAAAACTGCCGGATACATGAGAGGTTTGCATGTGGTTGTTTGATGTTCAAGAATTTGGAACAGAATTATTGCGGGGCTTTGGATCGTGAGGGAAATGTTTGTTTGTATCTGCCGACACGTGTGCAGGAAGTCATGCCGTTCCGTTATGATGCGGCGATATTCTGGACGGAATCGAGAGTCGGGTTGATGGATAAGGTCGGAAAGGTGTTGATCCCGGCAAATTATGACAATGGACGGGTGATCGGGGAGCGACGGGTGGCGCTGAAATTGAGGGATAAGTGGGCTCTTTTTGATTTTGAAGGACGACCGCTTTGCGAGTTCGTATATGATTGGATTTCTGATTTCGAGGGGTGTGCTTTCGCTCGTAAGAATAATGTCTATTATTTAATAGATGAACGGGGACAGGTTGTCGGGCCGAATAAGTTTTCTGCCGTTCACTGGGATCAGGAGGCGGTCAGGGAGTGTCCCCAAGTGTTCACTCGGTATGAAGCGGTGAAGGATTCGATCATCGTGACGGTGAAAGAAGAGAAGAAGGTGGAGAAATCCCCGGAACCTGTCTTGCCTAAAGCCCGTGTGATAGATAAAAATAATCCTTTCTATCGGGAAGCCAAGCAAGTGCTGGATGGGGGATTGCAGGAGGAAGATGCTTCGAATCGGCAAGTTATATTAAATTATATGGAACATTTCCGGATGGCGTATCCGACGAAAGATATTGATTTCTTGGAGCAGTTGTTTAGCGAGGAGGCGTTGATTGTCGTGGGAACGGTGATCAGGAAAGCTCCCTCGAATGAAAGGCTCTATTTGTCCTCCGAGCAGGTACGTTACAGTGTGAAGAGTAAACGTGAGTACCTAAATCATTTGAAGACGATATTTAAGAGGAATCAGCGTATTGACGTGGAATTTAATGATTTTACGATAAAACGACATCCCACGAAAAAGGGTATATACGGGGTTTCGGTGAAGCAAAGTTATAAATCGGATACATATTCCGACGAGGGATATCTATTTTTGTTGTGGGATTTTCGGGATCAAACGGCACCCCGAATACACGTGCGCACGTGGCAGCCCCGCATGGTGGATGAACACACGCCGTTACCCGAACAGGAGATATTTAATATCGGAAGTTTTAATTTGGAATGA
- a CDS encoding leucine-rich repeat domain-containing protein codes for MYKFYFYIICCVVVGTACSNETDPTVLPPTLTLHEATGITRNEACLSGKIVLNGEGTVRDCYFVYGSSPEEMIQVAATRTEEGAEVTLEGLKAGTEYGYYLEVSNGGSVVRTGMLRFRTSPNTEPVLGEMVLINKGPTTAVVQCVLVENGGEALSFLGFKYRKEISAEELFVAAEPGEEGHFRARLTDLNLSTSYVVRAYAANAVGEIYTGEVKFITDNAIYVSEPGTLSEVISERQKYQLTEISISGRLNGSDFRLLRDMLGRGVEGEVTPGILSRLYLTDVQVVEGGMSYYSSRYTANDTLGYGMFMNCRNLREIALPNTIKVVEKDAFKGCTGLTVLTIPDEVRSFASSEGCSSLQEFRVSVMNSGFTAEDGILYDKGKETLLLYPEGRARAVFEIPEGVKKIAEYAFLYAPVDTLSMAHSVTVLGLQAFRGAKFKKVVLSDGIASVPGAVFQACTGLRSVILGRGTMFISDYCFDGCMLEELRVLADIPPACASKAFEGGNFFDSCVLYVPAGCKNKYRYADPWGKFKRIVE; via the coding sequence ATGTATAAGTTTTATTTCTATATTATTTGCTGTGTGGTGGTGGGAACGGCTTGTTCGAACGAGACGGACCCCACGGTCTTACCCCCGACACTGACTTTGCATGAGGCTACTGGAATTACCCGGAATGAGGCCTGTTTATCCGGGAAAATAGTATTGAACGGGGAGGGAACGGTACGGGATTGTTATTTCGTGTATGGAAGTTCGCCGGAGGAGATGATACAGGTTGCAGCAACCCGGACGGAGGAGGGTGCGGAGGTTACATTGGAGGGGTTGAAGGCGGGAACGGAGTATGGTTATTACTTGGAAGTTTCTAATGGTGGTAGTGTGGTACGGACGGGAATGTTGCGTTTTCGTACATCACCGAACACGGAGCCCGTGCTGGGAGAGATGGTTTTGATTAATAAAGGACCCACGACGGCAGTCGTGCAGTGCGTGTTAGTCGAGAATGGAGGCGAGGCTCTTTCTTTTCTGGGATTCAAATACCGGAAGGAGATCTCCGCGGAAGAGTTGTTTGTTGCTGCAGAGCCGGGAGAAGAGGGCCATTTTAGGGCCCGGTTGACGGATTTGAATTTATCTACATCCTATGTGGTTCGGGCTTATGCCGCCAATGCCGTGGGGGAGATATACACGGGTGAAGTGAAGTTTATCACGGATAACGCTATATATGTTTCGGAGCCGGGGACGCTGTCGGAGGTGATTAGCGAGCGACAGAAATATCAATTGACCGAGATTTCTATTAGCGGAAGGTTGAACGGTTCCGATTTCCGCTTGTTGCGGGATATGTTGGGACGGGGAGTTGAGGGGGAAGTGACTCCCGGTATACTGAGTCGGCTTTACCTGACTGATGTACAGGTCGTCGAGGGGGGAATGAGTTACTATTCTTCCCGCTATACGGCTAATGATACGTTGGGGTATGGTATGTTTATGAATTGTCGGAATCTTCGGGAAATCGCTTTGCCGAACACGATAAAGGTCGTGGAGAAAGATGCATTCAAGGGGTGTACCGGGTTAACGGTTCTGACGATTCCCGATGAGGTACGAAGTTTTGCCTCCTCGGAGGGGTGTAGCTCGTTGCAAGAGTTTCGGGTTTCTGTTATGAATTCCGGTTTCACGGCGGAAGACGGTATTTTGTATGACAAGGGGAAAGAGACGTTATTGTTGTATCCGGAAGGGAGGGCACGGGCTGTATTCGAGATTCCCGAGGGGGTGAAAAAGATTGCCGAATATGCTTTCCTGTATGCACCCGTGGATACTTTGAGCATGGCACATTCGGTCACGGTGTTGGGACTTCAGGCGTTTCGAGGTGCCAAGTTTAAGAAAGTTGTTCTTTCCGATGGAATAGCCTCGGTACCGGGTGCGGTTTTTCAGGCGTGTACCGGGTTACGCTCCGTGATTTTGGGGAGGGGTACCATGTTTATATCTGATTACTGTTTTGACGGGTGTATGCTGGAAGAATTACGTGTGTTGGCCGATATTCCTCCTGCGTGTGCATCCAAGGCTTTCGAGGGAGGGAATTTCTTTGATTCGTGCGTGCTTTACGTGCCTGCCGGGTGTAAAAACAAGTATCGTTATGCCGATCCTTGGGGGAAGTTTAAACGCATTGTGGAGTAA
- a CDS encoding Bro-N domain-containing protein, with product MVKQNAIKVFEEKKVRTVWDSDKEEWYFSIVDVVAVLTDSPNPRNYWKVLKHRLVKEGNESVTNCNQLKMPSSDGKYYKTDVATTEQLFRLIQSIPSPKAEPFKLWMAQVVKERLDQMQDPELSIQQAMMDYKRLGYSDNWINQRLKSIEIRKDLTDEWKRHGLQEGVQFATLTDIIYKTWAGKIAKEYKQFKGLKKENLRDNMTNTELVLNMLAELSTKRISEVRNPESFEEHMNVAHQGGSVARNARMELEARIGEDVVTPLNAKDMLELQGDAGTKEGEEDVQE from the coding sequence ATGGTAAAGCAAAATGCAATAAAGGTTTTCGAGGAGAAGAAAGTTCGTACGGTATGGGACAGCGATAAGGAAGAGTGGTATTTCTCCATAGTTGACGTGGTGGCGGTGTTAACGGATAGTCCTAATCCTCGGAATTATTGGAAGGTGCTGAAACATAGACTTGTAAAAGAGGGTAACGAGTCGGTTACAAATTGTAACCAACTGAAAATGCCCTCGTCTGATGGCAAATATTACAAAACAGATGTTGCAACAACCGAGCAATTATTCCGGTTGATACAGTCAATTCCTTCTCCTAAAGCGGAACCTTTCAAGTTGTGGATGGCACAGGTGGTCAAGGAGCGGTTAGATCAAATGCAAGATCCGGAGTTGTCAATCCAGCAGGCCATGATGGATTACAAGCGGCTGGGCTATTCCGATAACTGGATCAATCAACGGCTCAAGAGTATAGAGATACGCAAGGATTTAACCGATGAATGGAAGCGCCACGGGTTACAGGAGGGAGTGCAGTTTGCCACGCTGACAGATATTATCTACAAGACGTGGGCAGGTAAGATAGCCAAGGAGTACAAACAATTCAAGGGTTTGAAGAAAGAGAACCTGCGGGATAACATGACGAACACGGAACTGGTGCTAAATATGCTTGCAGAATTGTCTACTAAAAGAATATCGGAAGTGCGGAATCCCGAATCTTTCGAAGAACACATGAATGTCGCCCATCAAGGTGGAAGTGTAGCCCGTAATGCAAGAATGGAATTGGAGGCTAGAATAGGGGAAGATGTTGTGACACCTTTAAATGCCAAAGATATGTTAGAGTTGCAGGGTGATGCGGGCACGAAAGAGGGGGAAGAAGACGTTCAAGAATGA
- a CDS encoding serine/threonine-protein kinase: MNEETLSSGFFGEDITLDIYTDLKEFYTPANGFSQLHLCRRYGKLHILKSLQPFYSSQEFYKQLLLKEFNIGYQLDHPNIRHTLGWEKNDLLGNYIVLEYIDGIPLTTFIEQGKLTQPLAYKFITEICNALQYIHSKQLIHKDLKPNNILITHNGNNVKLIDFGLADCDDYEILKIPAGTEKYLAPEQLNPKAILDCRTDIYSLGIIIEELSIILKDRKLASIAQKCTCQDPNSRFNNTAEIIETLKSKSFRTIYKYAVFILVSFVITFLYLQYPFAGNKSPDKNTITQVYSNFSTGNAYHHTLLQEKNRLHRNITRYSENRQELVQDSLLMYQALQKALNTDFPEANQRKTSVYKRLLSSIQLDVKREVRNIREKL; this comes from the coding sequence ATGAATGAGGAAACTTTATCATCCGGTTTTTTCGGAGAGGATATAACCTTGGATATATACACGGACCTGAAAGAATTTTATACCCCGGCCAACGGATTCAGTCAGTTACATCTATGCCGCCGGTATGGAAAACTGCATATCCTGAAAAGCCTGCAACCCTTCTATTCCTCGCAAGAATTCTACAAGCAACTCTTGCTAAAGGAATTCAATATCGGTTATCAACTGGACCACCCCAACATCCGTCACACCTTGGGATGGGAAAAAAACGATCTTTTGGGCAATTACATCGTACTGGAATACATCGACGGTATCCCGTTAACCACTTTTATCGAACAAGGTAAACTGACCCAGCCTCTAGCCTACAAGTTCATCACGGAAATATGTAATGCCTTGCAGTACATTCACAGCAAGCAACTGATCCACAAAGACCTGAAACCGAATAACATCCTTATCACGCATAACGGGAACAATGTGAAACTCATTGATTTCGGACTTGCTGATTGTGATGATTACGAAATCCTGAAAATTCCAGCCGGAACAGAAAAATACCTCGCCCCGGAACAACTAAACCCGAAAGCGATACTGGATTGCAGAACAGACATCTATTCATTGGGCATCATCATCGAGGAACTATCAATCATCCTAAAAGATCGCAAACTAGCCTCTATCGCCCAGAAATGTACCTGCCAGGACCCGAATTCACGTTTCAATAATACCGCAGAAATCATCGAAACCCTGAAAAGCAAATCTTTCAGAACAATCTACAAATACGCCGTGTTTATCCTTGTCTCTTTCGTGATCACCTTCCTTTACCTGCAATACCCTTTTGCCGGAAATAAATCCCCGGACAAAAATACGATTACCCAAGTATATAGCAATTTCTCTACCGGTAATGCCTACCATCACACCCTCTTACAAGAGAAAAACCGTTTACACCGGAATATAACCCGATACTCGGAAAACCGCCAAGAATTAGTGCAAGATAGCCTGTTAATGTATCAGGCATTACAAAAAGCTTTAAATACCGATTTTCCAGAGGCAAATCAACGAAAAACTTCGGTATACAAAAGACTTCTGTCCAGCATACAACTTGACGTAAAACGGGAAGTAAGAAATATCCGGGAAAAACTCTGA
- a CDS encoding RNA polymerase sigma factor, whose amino-acid sequence MIDEQLILSGVNRKNEKAWKSLYEHYYAALCTYVNRILKGSESTEDLVQEVFIAIWKSDKKFDSVQDLTRYLYRACYNNALVFVRNNQIHDTILNSIGAESDFTADDVYAQTVREEVTRQLYVYIEALPSEQKKVILMSIEGYSWDEIAEKLGVSVNTVKTHKSRGFRSLRSKFQDSVCLFLI is encoded by the coding sequence ATGATAGATGAGCAGTTGATTTTATCCGGGGTAAACCGCAAGAATGAAAAGGCTTGGAAGAGTCTTTACGAGCATTACTATGCGGCTTTGTGTACCTACGTGAACCGGATTTTGAAGGGATCGGAGAGTACGGAGGATTTGGTACAGGAGGTTTTTATCGCTATCTGGAAGTCGGATAAGAAATTTGATTCCGTGCAGGATTTAACCCGTTATTTGTACCGGGCGTGTTATAATAACGCTTTGGTGTTCGTGCGGAATAACCAGATCCATGATACTATTCTGAATTCTATCGGGGCTGAAAGTGATTTTACCGCTGATGACGTGTACGCCCAGACCGTGCGGGAGGAAGTTACCCGGCAGTTGTACGTGTATATCGAGGCCTTGCCTTCGGAGCAGAAGAAAGTGATTCTGATGAGTATCGAGGGGTATTCGTGGGATGAGATTGCGGAAAAATTGGGGGTTAGCGTGAATACCGTAAAGACACATAAAAGTCGTGGGTTCAGGTCGTTACGTTCGAAGTTTCAGGATTCCGTGTGCCTGTTTTTAATTTAA
- a CDS encoding FecR family protein, with the protein MKKDIYDDASLIKKSLLKDLSEEDRMKLEQLLEDRQLGEVYDQLSDPTYLKKQFMEYENYSGKKGYMVFRERRGRARRVNTIRWVAAVAAVWVIVLGSMLWLTLGESGEKEVPPVASKVIPAGEKKARLILADGTEVEVSKTGAHVLKEEGVNIKYENGEISYETERVSTEIVYNELEVPRGGECIITLDDGTKVWVNAETRLKYPVTFVGEKREVILEGEAFFDVVKSEKPFIVKTSFGDVRVLGTAFGINAYADAPESYTTLVRGKVSVETGEADPVIIHPGEQVVTFKDGKMIRQEVDVEEFVGWKDGIYVFREKHLGDIMKTLERWYNISVLFEEEELRELPFTGNLKRYDDINVFFDALTRTGDMKYRVDGNHVILYIN; encoded by the coding sequence ATGAAGAAAGATATATATGATGACGCTTCTTTGATCAAGAAATCTTTGTTGAAAGATTTGAGCGAGGAAGATCGAATGAAGTTGGAGCAGTTGCTGGAAGATCGGCAATTAGGGGAGGTGTATGATCAGTTGAGTGATCCGACGTACTTGAAAAAGCAATTTATGGAGTACGAGAATTATTCGGGTAAGAAAGGCTACATGGTTTTTAGAGAACGAAGGGGACGTGCCCGACGGGTGAATACGATTCGTTGGGTGGCGGCCGTGGCTGCCGTGTGGGTGATTGTACTGGGATCGATGTTATGGTTGACGTTAGGAGAGAGCGGGGAAAAGGAAGTACCGCCCGTGGCCTCGAAAGTTATTCCGGCAGGGGAGAAGAAGGCCCGGTTGATTTTAGCCGACGGGACCGAGGTCGAGGTGTCGAAGACGGGTGCGCACGTGTTGAAAGAGGAGGGTGTGAATATAAAATACGAGAACGGGGAGATTTCTTACGAGACGGAAAGGGTGTCTACCGAAATTGTTTATAATGAACTGGAGGTTCCGAGAGGAGGAGAGTGTATCATCACGCTGGATGACGGGACGAAGGTGTGGGTGAATGCCGAGACCCGGTTGAAATACCCGGTAACGTTCGTGGGAGAGAAGCGGGAGGTTATACTGGAAGGAGAAGCTTTTTTTGACGTGGTGAAGAGCGAGAAGCCTTTTATCGTGAAGACGTCTTTCGGGGATGTGAGGGTGTTGGGAACGGCCTTCGGGATAAATGCTTATGCGGATGCTCCGGAGAGCTATACGACCTTGGTAAGGGGTAAAGTGAGTGTTGAGACAGGTGAGGCCGATCCGGTGATTATTCACCCCGGAGAACAAGTGGTTACGTTCAAGGACGGGAAGATGATCCGGCAGGAGGTGGATGTGGAGGAGTTCGTGGGGTGGAAAGACGGTATATATGTTTTCCGGGAGAAGCATTTGGGGGATATCATGAAGACGTTGGAACGATGGTATAATATATCCGTGCTTTTTGAAGAAGAAGAGTTGAGAGAACTTCCATTTACAGGGAATTTGAAACGATATGATGATATAAATGTATTTTTTGATGCTTTAACCCGTACCGGGGATATGAAGTATCGGGTGGATGGGAATCACGTGATTTTATATATAAACTAA